Proteins found in one Sphingomonas sp. SORGH_AS_0879 genomic segment:
- a CDS encoding phosphatidylserine/phosphatidylglycerophosphate/cardiolipin synthase family protein encodes MSQGPPPEQPVFRVGDDALILLDTGPRRLEAVLDLIDGARVSLRILYYIYADDETGRRVRDAMIAAARRGVAVSVVVDGFGAGADEAFFRPLVDTGARLSRFEPRFGRRYLLRNHQKLALADAEGPAPRIIIGGFNIEDDYFGTPADQSWRDLGLLVEGPAAARMAGYFDALYDWTENPKGRLRNLNKALAHWSEAKGPLRWLIGGPTRRLSPWARTVRDDMRRGRRIDLIAAYFTPSPTMLRRLDRAGRRDAEVRIVTAGKSDNQATIAAARFTYAGLLRKGVRIFEYQPTKLHTKLYVIDDAVHIGSANFDMRSLFVNLELMLRVEDAAFAAHVRAYVDGEVARSEAITPDWYKRQTGWFQRLRQFAAYILIAVIDPSVSRGLNFGIDSPDGD; translated from the coding sequence ATCTCGCAAGGCCCTCCCCCTGAGCAACCGGTCTTTCGGGTCGGTGACGACGCGCTGATCCTGCTCGACACCGGGCCCCGGCGGCTGGAGGCGGTGCTCGACCTGATCGACGGGGCGCGGGTCAGCCTGCGCATCCTCTATTATATCTATGCCGATGACGAGACCGGGCGGCGCGTGCGCGACGCGATGATCGCCGCGGCGCGACGCGGGGTGGCGGTGTCGGTGGTGGTGGACGGGTTCGGCGCGGGCGCGGACGAGGCGTTCTTCCGCCCGCTGGTCGACACCGGCGCGCGACTGTCGCGGTTCGAGCCGCGCTTCGGTCGCCGCTATCTGCTGCGCAATCACCAGAAGCTGGCGCTGGCCGACGCCGAAGGGCCCGCCCCGCGCATCATCATCGGCGGCTTCAATATCGAGGATGATTATTTCGGCACCCCCGCCGACCAGAGCTGGCGCGATCTGGGCCTGCTGGTCGAGGGACCGGCGGCGGCGCGAATGGCGGGCTATTTCGATGCGCTCTACGACTGGACGGAGAATCCCAAGGGTCGGTTGCGCAACCTGAACAAGGCGCTGGCGCATTGGAGCGAGGCGAAGGGGCCGCTGCGCTGGCTGATCGGCGGACCGACCCGACGGCTGTCCCCCTGGGCGCGGACGGTGCGCGACGACATGCGGCGCGGGCGGCGGATCGACCTGATCGCCGCCTATTTCACCCCCAGCCCGACCATGCTCCGTCGCCTCGACCGCGCGGGGCGGCGCGACGCGGAGGTGAGGATCGTGACGGCGGGGAAGTCGGACAACCAGGCGACGATCGCGGCGGCGCGCTTCACCTATGCGGGCCTGCTGCGCAAGGGCGTGCGAATCTTCGAATATCAGCCGACCAAGCTGCACACGAAGCTATATGTCATCGACGATGCCGTGCATATCGGCTCCGCCAATTTCGACATGCGCAGCCTGTTCGTGAACCTCGAACTGATGCTGCGGGTGGAGGACGCGGCCTTTGCCGCCCATGTCCGCGCCTATGTCGATGGCGAGGTCGCGCGATCGGAGGCGATCACGCCGGACTGGTACAAGCGCCAGACCGGCTGGTTCCAGCGGCTGCGCCAGTTCGCCGCCTATATCCTGATCGCGGTGATCGATCCCTCGGTATCGCGGGGGCTGAACTTCGGGATCGATTCGCCGGACGGGGATTAG
- a CDS encoding PadR family transcriptional regulator → MIRHRQPSRQMRALLAAMMADAATWRHGYDLMKDTGLSSGTLYPLLMRMTEKGLVESEWRDPAQPGRPARHVYRLTAAGIALARSQDDGDAARAAWAPA, encoded by the coding sequence ATGATCCGCCATCGACAGCCTTCTCGACAGATGCGCGCCCTGCTCGCCGCGATGATGGCCGACGCCGCGACGTGGCGGCATGGCTATGACCTGATGAAGGATACCGGCCTGTCGTCGGGGACGCTCTATCCGCTGCTGATGCGGATGACCGAGAAGGGACTGGTCGAGTCGGAATGGCGCGATCCGGCGCAACCCGGACGGCCTGCGCGCCATGTCTATCGCCTGACCGCCGCCGGGATCGCGCTGGCCCGGTCGCAGGACGATGGCGACGCGGCCCGCGCGGCATGGGCCCCCGCATGA
- a CDS encoding class I SAM-dependent methyltransferase translates to MPSSTTAARKSRTDATGYPSPGQMFFQQFLKHPVMVGSIIPSSGKLIRKMLGPVDWANTKLFVEYGPGVGTFCRPILERMAPDAKLIAIDTNADFCDYLSHTIIDSRFAAVNGSAADVQKIVRDHGFDHADYVLSGLPFSTLPPGVGPAIARATHDVLRPGGAFLVYQFSPKVKDFLVPHWDNIDHDMEWWNVPPAQLYWAWKD, encoded by the coding sequence ATGCCCAGCTCGACCACCGCCGCGCGCAAGTCCCGCACCGACGCCACGGGTTATCCGTCGCCCGGCCAGATGTTTTTTCAGCAATTTCTGAAACATCCGGTGATGGTCGGTTCGATCATCCCGTCTTCGGGCAAGCTGATCCGCAAGATGCTGGGGCCCGTCGACTGGGCCAATACCAAGTTGTTCGTCGAATATGGTCCGGGCGTCGGCACCTTCTGCCGCCCGATCCTGGAGCGGATGGCGCCCGACGCGAAGCTGATCGCGATCGATACCAATGCCGATTTCTGCGACTATCTGAGCCACACCATTATCGATTCCCGCTTCGCCGCGGTGAACGGATCGGCGGCGGACGTGCAGAAGATCGTGCGCGACCATGGCTTCGACCATGCCGATTATGTCCTGTCGGGCCTGCCCTTCTCGACCCTGCCGCCCGGCGTCGGTCCTGCGATCGCGCGGGCGACGCACGACGTGCTGCGTCCCGGCGGCGCGTTCCTGGTCTATCAGTTCAGCCCCAAGGTGAAGGACTTCCTGGTTCCGCACTGGGACAATATCGACCACGACATGGAATGGTGGAACGTGCCGCCGGCCCAGCTCTATTGGGCGTGGAAGGATTGA
- the rpoZ gene encoding DNA-directed RNA polymerase subunit omega: MARVTVEDCVDKIPNRFDLVLFAAQRARQISGGADLTVDRDRDKNPVVALREIAEETVRPTHLEEAVVNSLQRVQIDDEDEADDVGSLQASAEALRLTAAAPPRNQNLGADYDG, encoded by the coding sequence ATGGCGCGCGTCACCGTCGAGGATTGCGTCGACAAGATTCCCAACCGTTTCGATCTGGTGCTGTTCGCGGCGCAGCGGGCTCGTCAGATTTCGGGCGGGGCCGACCTGACCGTCGATCGCGATCGCGACAAGAACCCGGTCGTCGCGCTGCGCGAGATCGCCGAGGAAACGGTCCGTCCGACCCATCTGGAAGAAGCCGTGGTCAACAGCCTGCAGCGCGTCCAGATCGATGACGAGGACGAGGCGGACGATGTCGGCAGCCTCCAGGCATCGGCCGAGGCGCTGCGCCTGACCGCCGCCGCACCGCCGCGCAACCAGAATCTGGGTGCCGACTACGACGGCTGA
- a CDS encoding antibiotic biosynthesis monooxygenase produces MDRTGPIAVIFLSQRTDNDAVGYAEAAEAMDRLAAPQPGYCGVDSVRGADGFGITVSWWADEESAVAWRAHPEHAAIRERGRTEWYWRYEVAVAEVGRRYAWSLSGEI; encoded by the coding sequence ATGGACCGGACGGGGCCGATCGCGGTGATTTTCCTGTCGCAGCGGACGGATAACGATGCGGTGGGCTATGCCGAGGCGGCGGAGGCGATGGACCGGCTGGCGGCGCCGCAACCGGGCTATTGCGGCGTGGACAGCGTGCGCGGGGCGGACGGCTTCGGGATCACCGTCAGCTGGTGGGCGGATGAGGAGAGTGCGGTGGCGTGGCGGGCGCATCCGGAGCATGCCGCGATCCGCGAGCGGGGGCGGACGGAGTGGTATTGGCGATATGAGGTCGCGGTGGCAGAGGTGGGGCGGCGTTATGCGTGGTCATTGAGCGGGGAGATTTGA